In the genome of Atribacterota bacterium, the window ATAACTCTTTTGCTATCCATTGTGCATATTTCTCTGTAAAGCCTGTTTTGGATTTATATACAACCAGATATTTCATATTATATCCTTTTCTAATTTTTTATAATTGATGTTATTTGGAAAAAATATTATTAAGTCTTAATTGTTAAAATTTTTATTTAATTTTAATACAACATTTAATTTTTACTGATTTTCTTTATGAAATAAACTTTGTTTCCCTGCTGGGTCTTGGCACTTTTATAACCATAAACGATAATTCTTCATCACTCTCGTTATACCAGCAATGTACAATATCTTTAGGACTTTCTATAAGGGTATTGGCCTCAACTACTTTTTTCTCATCTCCTATTTCCACTACCCCTATACCCCGTAAAACATAAAAAGCCACATCTACCGGTGTAATATGTTTTTTCAAAGATTGCCCTGGATTTAAAGTAATTACAGAAATTACTGCATTCTCGGTATTATAAAGATTCCTGGCATCAACATTATGGGCAGTTTTCATGATAGGAATATCTGAAAGTTTTTTTATAATCATTTTATTAAATCCTCCTCCTGCTTATTTGTTTTTTATTAGCATATCACATTTCATTTGATAGTAGCTGTAACTTTTGTAACTTTTTACAAATTACAAGTTTATCTTTATGAAAATACTTCCTTATCTTTTTTGGATATTTTTTCTTTTCTTGTTTTTATCCTTACTATCATTTTTTTTATCACAATATTCCATAAAAGTTTTTTAATACTTACAAATACTTCCGCTTCTTTCGGTTTTTCCTCTACCTTTTCTGCCTGATTCTCAAACTTCTTTCTATCTTCCTATTCTGTCCATCATATTTATTTAATTTTAAACAAATTAGTATATTTAAAATTACCGAATTTAAATAATTACCTGAAGAATACTAATGGTTTATTAATTTGAAAAAATAATTAGCCTGCCATTAATAGTAACATCCCTGAAATCAAACTCATTTTAATCCAATAAATCGCTTTCTCAGTATAAAAAAAGACATGGGTAAAATCATTCTTATAATACCATTTCCCAAAATCAACATCTTCCCCAAAAAGTTCTGTCTTAAAATATAGTCTCCCTTTTTCATTCAACATTTTTTTTAATTTCTTAAATTCATAATAAGGTTTATGAAAATGTTCAATTACTTCGCAGCAGACAATATAATCATACTTTTCTTTCAAATAATACGGATAATTATAAAAATAGGGATCATAAGCTTTTATATTATAAGAACAATCAAATAACATTTTTGTAATTACTGGACCTGGGCCAGCTCCATAATCTAATCCTTTATGATGTTTTTGAAAATCATCGGTTATAGCAGATATAAGAGGTTTAACAAAATTTTGATATCTTATATCATTTACATCATTATTATGTTCTAAATATCTTTTCTTTTCTTCTGCAGAGGAAGGATAATTATTCCTACCTAACATAATGCTCTCACAATTTTTACATCTGAAATAAGAACGATTCTGAAATCTTCCATAAAAATATATTTTTCCACTGCATAAGGAACAGAAACTTGAACAATTATTATTAAATTTTACCATAATCCAACCTTCACTGAATTTATCAATATATCATTTTCATGTCAAAAATTTTATATTAAGGCCATATTGCCAGTTTGACGCCCACAGCCGATAGAAAAAAGGAAATAATAAATCGAAATTTACTCTGGGGTATTCTATCAACAATTTGTCTGGCAATTTTCGCACCTATAAATGAAGTGGCAATAAAAAGTGGCAGACCCCACCATAGTAATTCTGACAATTGTGCACCACCTGCAAAATAGGTAACAATCCTGGTTGAATCAACTAATAGCCCAATAGCTCCGGCAGTAGCAATATAAACCTCTTTTGGCAGGTTGAAAGCAGAGAGAAACATACTGCGAATTGCCCCTCCAATACCGAAAACCCCCGCAAAAAATCCTGACAATGAGCCTCCAAGCAGAGCAGTTGTATTAACTGCCGGAACCCTGAAGTCAGACTGTAAAATTAGAAAAAGCGCATATCCGAAAAGAAATATACCTAAAATACGCAGAAGAATCTCTTCGTTTGAACCTAACGAAAGTGATGCTCCAAGATAACTGGTTAAAAATCCTGTTAACCCGAAAAGAAGAAGTAATCGCAAATTGAAACCTTTGCGAAAAAGAACTATTTTCCATACATTACCAAACCAATGAATAATTGAAACTAAAAATATCGCCTCGATTG includes:
- a CDS encoding cupin domain-containing protein, giving the protein MIIKKLSDIPIMKTAHNVDARNLYNTENAVISVITLNPGQSLKKHITPVDVAFYVLRGIGVVEIGDEKKVVEANTLIESPKDIVHCWYNESDEELSFMVIKVPRPSRETKFIS
- a CDS encoding methyltransferase domain-containing protein, coding for MLGRNNYPSSAEEKKRYLEHNNDVNDIRYQNFVKPLISAITDDFQKHHKGLDYGAGPGPVITKMLFDCSYNIKAYDPYFYNYPYYLKEKYDYIVCCEVIEHFHKPYYEFKKLKKMLNEKGRLYFKTELFGEDVDFGKWYYKNDFTHVFFYTEKAIYWIKMSLISGMLLLMAG
- a CDS encoding sulfite exporter TauE/SafE family protein, whose translation is MIIFSITVLTLIASVIGTITGFGISTVMIPVLAIFFPPIEAIFLVSIIHWFGNVWKIVLFRKGFNLRLLLLFGLTGFLTSYLGASLSLGSNEEILLRILGIFLFGYALFLILQSDFRVPAVNTTALLGGSLSGFFAGVFGIGGAIRSMFLSAFNLPKEVYIATAGAIGLLVDSTRIVTYFAGGAQLSELLWWGLPLFIATSFIGAKIARQIVDRIPQSKFRFIISFFLSAVGVKLAIWP